Within the Maribacter sp. BPC-D8 genome, the region ACAGGTTACAAAACGTCTTTGCGAGGAGCTTTTTCGCGACGTGGCAATCTGTTGAAATTATGTAATTAAGTATGTTCTAAGTAAAGCTGTCAGTCTGAGCGTAGTCGAAGACCCTTGCGAGTTAGAGAGCCTTTTCGTGTTCCAGTTCCTTCGACTGCGCTCAGGATGACATTGCGTTTATAAAATTGTAAGTACTAGGTTTCATTAATGAAAATAACGATATTCGTTATCATCCACCAAATGGACTGTATACTGAGCCTGTCAAAGTATTGAAACACCATTTAACTTGACCTTGTAACATCTATGAAAAAAATAATTATACTTTTAATATTATCTGTTGGATTTTTAAGTTTTAATGAAGATTGTATAAATTTAAATAATGAAAAACTGACGGAAGCACAGTTAAGTTTTATAATGGAAAGTTATGATTGGAAATCGGAAAGATTATTAATTGTAAATTTTAGACAACCAAGAACCAGTTGTCATTATAACAATTATCAAAACTTAAAAAAGTCTGCAAAATGGTGGACTGAATTTTATTCCAAAATGGAAATAGCAAACATTCGAAACATTTTTGTTTACTCCGACAATTTGAAAGCAAATAAGGTTATTGATTCGGAAAATCATTTTGATGACATTAATAATTTTTTTCTAAACAAAGTCTTTACTAAAGACAAAACTTGCTATGGTTTAATAGTGATAAATAAAAAAGGCGAATTTCGAAAAAAAGCTGGGGAATTTATGCAAAAAGACATTGAAGAATTTATAACACAACTTGAATGAATAAGTATAGCAATAGCTCTTTATAAATTATAGCTTAAAATATGATAATGAAACTCCCATAAATTATCATTGTTCTTTTTTAACATCAGCCTTGCGAGGAGCTTTTTCGCGACGTGGTAGTCTGTCAAATCAAAGTAACCAATTCTCTATCCAAGTAGCACTATCAGTCAGAGCGCAGTCGAAGATCCAAGCGAGTTAGAGAGCCTTTTCGTGGTCCAGTCCCTTCGACTGCGCACAGGGTGACATTGCGTTTATACGAATGTCACTTCGAGTGGCTTTTTGGTTGAAGCATCGCGGAAATCAAAAAGTTGTATCGAGAACTTTGGTACACAAAAGGGTTCTCGATACCCTCCTATTTGGCGGGCAAGCAAATTTCTCGTCCCTCGAAATTCACTCGAATTGACAAAATGTTGAAGAAAAAAATCAAGGTCACTGAGCGCAGCCGAAGTGAGCGTGTCTCAAACAAATATATAGCTTTGCTCCGCTCGCTATGACGAATTCAAAACGTCTTTGCGAGGAGCTTTTCGCGACGTGGCAATCTGTTGAATTTATGTAATTAAGTATATCCTAAGTAAAGCTGTCAGTCTGAGCGCAGTCGAAGACCCATGCGAGTTAGAGTACCTTTTCGTATACGTAAGGGTTCTCGATACAAATTTCTCGTACCTCGAAATCCACTCGAACTGACAAATGATAATTAGGTCACTGAGCGTAGCCGAAGTGAGCGTGTCCCAAACAAACAGATAACTTCACTTCGCTCGCTATGACGGAAATTCAATTATTGATGTATCTGCAACAATATTGCTAGTATCAATCTAGTTTTATACTTTTGAACGACTTTAAAAGCAGCTATGGAATACGCAGAAAATATACTTGGTACAATTGGTAACACTCCTCTTGTAAAAATGAATAAACTTACAGCAGAGTTACCTTGTTTAGTATTAGCCAAATACGAGACTTTTAACCCGGGTAACTCGGTTAAAGATCGTATGGCTTTAAAGATGATTGAAGATGCAGAAGCTGACGGAAGACTGCAACCTGGCGGGACCATTATTGAAGGAACTTCGGGTAATACCGGTATGGGGCTGGCACTAGCTGCAATTATAAAAGGGTACAAATGTATTTTTGTTCTGGCGGATAAACAGTCAAAAGAGAAGTGCGATATTTTACGTGCTGTAGGTGCTGAAGTTGTAGTTTGCCCAACTGCTGTAGAACCAGAAGACCCAAGGTCCTATTATTCTGTATCTAAAAGACTGGCAAAAGAAATACCAAATAGCTGGTATGTAAATCAGTATGACAACCCAAGTAATGCATTAGCACATTACGAAAGCACGGGGCCAGAAATCTGGAAACAGACCGATGGTAAAATCACCCACTTTGTGGTTGGTGTAGGTACTGGAGGTACAATTTCGGGTGTAGGGAAGTATTTAAAAGAGCAAAATCCGGATATTAAAATTTGGGGAATTGATACCTATGGTAGCGTATTTAAGAAATACCACGAAACAGGCATTTTTGATGAAAAGGAAATCTACCCTTACGTAACCGAAGGTATCGGTGAAGATATTTTGCCGAAAAATGTGGACTTTAGCATTATTGACGGATTCACCAAAGTAACCGATAAAGACGGTGCAGTGTATACGCAACGTTTAGCTAAGGAAGAAGGTATGTTTTTAGGTAACTCCGCTGGATCTGCCATAAAAGGAGTACTGCAACTAAAAGAACATTTTACAAAAGACGATGTGGTCGTAGTCTTATTTCATGACCACGGTAGCCGATATATTGGTAAAATGTTCAATGATGATTGGATGCGTGAAAAAGGCTATATAGAATAGCCTTTTTCAAACAGTTTTACAAACTTCAAAAATACTTTTTTGTGCAGTTCCACATCCATATTCGGAGAAAGTGATACACGGGCTATGTAGTCCTTATCATC harbors:
- a CDS encoding PLP-dependent cysteine synthase family protein; protein product: MEYAENILGTIGNTPLVKMNKLTAELPCLVLAKYETFNPGNSVKDRMALKMIEDAEADGRLQPGGTIIEGTSGNTGMGLALAAIIKGYKCIFVLADKQSKEKCDILRAVGAEVVVCPTAVEPEDPRSYYSVSKRLAKEIPNSWYVNQYDNPSNALAHYESTGPEIWKQTDGKITHFVVGVGTGGTISGVGKYLKEQNPDIKIWGIDTYGSVFKKYHETGIFDEKEIYPYVTEGIGEDILPKNVDFSIIDGFTKVTDKDGAVYTQRLAKEEGMFLGNSAGSAIKGVLQLKEHFTKDDVVVVLFHDHGSRYIGKMFNDDWMREKGYIE